One Georgenia wutianyii DNA segment encodes these proteins:
- a CDS encoding cysteine desulfurase — translation MSAPVTAGSGALSAAELAAVRADFPILGRTTRSGRPLVYLDSAATSQKPQCVIDAEQDFYEKRNAAVHRGAHQLAEEATEAYEQARAAVSAFVGVAPDELVWTKNATEGINLVAYAMSNATLGRGGARAQEIFGLRPGDEIVVTEAEHHANLVPWQELCARTGATLRWVGLTDDGRLDPATFDVVGERTRLLAFTHASNVTGAVSPVAELVRRARAVGALVLLDACQSVPHLPVDLRALDVDFAVFSGHKMLGPTGVGALYGRRELLAEMPPFLTGGSMVQVVTMDRTTYAEAPQRFEAGTQMVSQTVGLHAAVDYLGELGMDAVAAHEHSLTERLIAGISSVPGVRVLGPTDTRDRLAVVAFSVDGVHPHDVGQVLDDAGVAIRVGHHCAQPVHQRLGVHASARASAGIYTTEEEIDVFVEQLGTVRRFFGVDHG, via the coding sequence ATGAGTGCACCGGTCACCGCCGGCTCGGGCGCGCTGAGCGCGGCCGAGCTGGCGGCCGTGCGCGCCGACTTCCCGATCCTCGGGAGGACGACCCGCAGCGGCCGGCCGCTGGTCTACCTGGACTCGGCGGCCACCTCGCAGAAGCCGCAGTGCGTCATCGACGCCGAGCAGGACTTCTACGAGAAGCGCAACGCGGCCGTCCACCGTGGTGCCCACCAGCTCGCCGAGGAGGCCACCGAGGCATACGAGCAGGCACGGGCCGCGGTCTCGGCGTTCGTCGGGGTCGCCCCCGACGAGCTCGTCTGGACGAAGAACGCCACCGAGGGCATCAACCTCGTGGCCTACGCGATGTCCAACGCCACGCTCGGACGGGGCGGGGCTCGCGCCCAGGAGATCTTCGGGCTGCGTCCCGGTGACGAGATCGTCGTCACCGAGGCCGAGCACCACGCCAACCTCGTCCCGTGGCAGGAGCTGTGCGCCCGCACGGGCGCGACGCTGCGGTGGGTCGGCCTGACCGACGACGGCCGGCTCGACCCGGCGACCTTCGACGTCGTCGGTGAGCGAACCCGGCTGCTCGCCTTCACCCACGCCTCGAACGTCACCGGGGCGGTGAGCCCGGTGGCCGAGCTCGTCCGCCGGGCCCGCGCCGTCGGCGCCCTCGTGCTGCTCGACGCCTGCCAGAGCGTGCCCCACCTGCCGGTGGACCTGCGCGCGCTCGACGTCGACTTCGCGGTGTTCTCCGGGCACAAGATGCTCGGGCCCACCGGCGTCGGCGCCCTGTACGGCAGGCGCGAGCTGCTCGCGGAGATGCCCCCGTTCCTCACCGGCGGGTCGATGGTCCAGGTCGTGACCATGGACCGCACGACCTACGCCGAGGCGCCGCAGCGCTTCGAGGCGGGGACCCAGATGGTGTCCCAGACCGTGGGCCTGCACGCCGCGGTCGACTACCTCGGCGAGCTGGGGATGGACGCCGTCGCGGCGCACGAGCACTCGCTCACCGAGCGCCTCATCGCCGGCATCTCCTCGGTGCCGGGCGTGCGGGTGCTCGGTCCCACGGACACGCGCGACCGCCTCGCCGTCGTCGCCTTCTCGGTGGACGGCGTGCACCCGCACGACGTCGGCCAGGTGCTCGACGACGCCGGGGTCGCGATCCGGGTGGGCCACCACTGTGCCCAGCCGGTCCACCAGCGGCTCGGGGTGCACGCCTCGGCGCGCGCCTCGGCCGGCATCTACACGACCGAGGAGGAGATCGACGTGTTCGTCGAGCAGCTCGGCACGGTCCGCCGATTCTTCGGGGTGGACCATGGCTGA
- the sufU gene encoding Fe-S cluster assembly sulfur transfer protein SufU, protein MADAMEQLYQEVILDHYRAKHGAGELDPYDAESFQVNPTCGDQVTLRVRLSHDAGVPSVEAVGWVGQGCSISQASLSVLNDLVVGRTINEVDTLNETFRELMHGRGAELPEDKQDSLGDASAFTGVAKYPARIKCALLGWMALRDALAHALTSEPASGTQEEER, encoded by the coding sequence ATGGCTGACGCGATGGAGCAGCTCTACCAGGAGGTCATCCTCGACCACTACCGTGCCAAGCACGGCGCGGGTGAGCTCGACCCCTACGACGCCGAGTCCTTCCAGGTGAACCCCACCTGCGGGGACCAGGTCACGCTGCGCGTGCGGCTCTCGCACGACGCCGGTGTGCCCAGCGTCGAGGCGGTCGGCTGGGTCGGTCAGGGGTGCTCGATCTCCCAGGCCTCCCTGTCGGTGCTCAACGACCTCGTCGTCGGGCGCACCATCAACGAGGTCGACACGCTCAACGAGACGTTCCGCGAGCTCATGCACGGGCGCGGCGCCGAGCTGCCCGAGGACAAGCAGGACTCCCTGGGGGACGCCAGCGCCTTCACCGGGGTCGCCAAGTACCCGGCGCGCATCAAGTGCGCGCTGCTGGGCTGGATGGCCCTGCGTGACGCGCTGGCCCACGCACTGACGAGCGAGCCCGCCTCGGGCACGCAGGAGGAGGAACGATGA
- a CDS encoding metal-sulfur cluster assembly factor, which translates to MTESTQTNPSPTTAADVEEAMRDVIDPELGINVVDLGLVYGITVDQNNNAVIDMTLTSAACPLTDVIEDQAAQATDGLVNDMRINWVWLPPWGPEKITSDGREQLRALGFNV; encoded by the coding sequence ATGACCGAGTCCACCCAGACGAACCCGAGCCCGACGACCGCCGCGGACGTCGAGGAGGCGATGCGCGACGTCATCGACCCCGAGCTCGGCATCAATGTCGTCGACCTCGGCCTGGTCTACGGCATCACCGTGGACCAGAACAACAACGCGGTCATCGACATGACGCTGACGTCCGCGGCCTGCCCGCTCACCGACGTCATCGAGGACCAGGCCGCCCAGGCGACCGACGGCCTCGTCAACGACATGCGGATCAACTGGGTCTGGCTGCCGCCGTGGGGCCCGGAGAAGATCACCTCCGACGGCCGCGAGCAGCTGCGCGCCCTCGGCTTCAACGTCTGA
- a CDS encoding response regulator → MSPRVLIVDDESDLVRALTINLRAHGWEVTAALDGTHALRLAATAHPDVVLLDLGLPDLPGMDVIAGIRGWSRVPIVVLSARQHGEDKVAALDAGADDYVTKPFAMNELLARLRAAVRRSAPASEDDGLVEAGELTVDLARRRVLRAGQEVRLTPTEWAIVEVLVRNRGRLVTRTQLLREVWGPGYGTETNYLRVYTAQLRRKLEVDPSHPRHLITHPGAGYRFEA, encoded by the coding sequence GTGAGCCCTCGGGTCCTCATCGTCGACGACGAGTCCGACCTCGTCCGGGCGCTGACGATCAACCTGCGCGCCCACGGGTGGGAGGTGACCGCGGCGCTCGACGGCACCCACGCCCTGCGGCTCGCCGCGACCGCCCACCCCGACGTCGTGCTCCTCGACCTCGGGCTGCCGGACCTCCCCGGCATGGACGTCATCGCCGGCATCCGGGGCTGGAGCCGGGTACCGATCGTCGTCCTGTCCGCCCGCCAGCACGGCGAGGACAAGGTCGCCGCACTGGACGCGGGCGCGGACGACTACGTGACCAAGCCGTTCGCGATGAACGAGCTCCTCGCCCGGCTGCGGGCAGCGGTGCGGCGCTCGGCCCCGGCGAGCGAGGACGACGGCCTCGTCGAGGCCGGGGAGCTCACCGTCGACCTCGCCCGCCGACGGGTCCTGCGTGCCGGGCAGGAGGTACGGCTCACGCCCACCGAGTGGGCGATCGTCGAGGTGCTCGTGCGCAACAGGGGCCGGCTCGTCACCCGTACCCAGCTGCTCCGGGAGGTGTGGGGGCCGGGTTACGGCACGGAGACGAACTACCTGCGCGTCTACACCGCCCAGCTGCGCCGCAAGCTCGAGGTCGATCCTTCACACCCGCGCCACCTCATCACCCACCCTGGAGCCGGCTACCGCTTCGAGGCCTGA
- a CDS encoding ATP-binding protein gives MNDTPSTPRPGPPPGRRGRLTVYFGAAPGVGKTYAMLDEAHRRRTRGVDVVVGYVETHGRAPVVALLEGLEVLPRQELTYRGQSFTELDTQAVLRRSPRVVLVDELAHTNVPGSAHARRWQDVEELLDAGMDVVTTVNVQHLESLNDDVEAVTGVRQRETVPDHVVRQAYQIQLIDLAPEALRRRLAHGNIYRADQIDASLSSYFRLGNLTALRELALLWLADRVDDALISYRREHAISRTWPTRERVVVAVTGGPESETLIRRGARIAQRAAGSELLAVHVLSGDGLPAAAPATLEAQRRLVEELDGSFHTVIGEDTAAAVVDFAAAVNATMIVVGVSRRSRWVRVLTESVGTEIARLAETVDVHLVTHEQARRGRRRPNREARLPFSRTLAGWALAVAGPVALTAVLHLVPESAGLSTEILLYLALTVGVALVGGLWPALFAAVAAFLALNFFFTAPTGRLTVADPHNLLALGVFVVVAAAVASVVHLAVLRSAQAARARAEASALAQVARSVLEGEDTAESLVSRVREAFTLESVALLARDGARWRTVATSGSSPPRSPEEADTVATVDPMRVLALRGHSLHAGARRVLEAFATQAGNILEYRRLREQAEQARLLEHAEATRTALLAAVSHDLRTPLATIRTSIDGLLAPDIRLGAADTADLTRTVADATARLERLIDNLLDLSRLQTGSVAPVLRAASLDEIVPLATEGLATAAVRLDVPETLPLVLTDPGLLERVIANVVSNAVRHAPAGAPVLVNASATDAHVEVRVVDTGPGVSEDRKEHLFEPFQRLGDTSSGGLGLGLAVAHGLAGAVGAEISAEDTPGGGLTMVLTVPVAGRRAP, from the coding sequence GTGAACGACACCCCGTCCACCCCGCGCCCCGGCCCACCGCCGGGGCGACGAGGCCGACTCACGGTCTACTTCGGCGCCGCGCCGGGAGTCGGCAAGACCTACGCCATGCTCGACGAGGCGCACCGGCGCCGCACGCGCGGCGTGGACGTCGTCGTCGGCTACGTCGAGACGCACGGGCGCGCGCCGGTCGTGGCGCTCCTCGAGGGCCTGGAGGTGCTCCCACGCCAGGAGCTCACCTACCGCGGGCAGAGCTTCACCGAGCTCGACACGCAGGCCGTCCTGCGCCGCAGCCCCCGGGTCGTGCTCGTCGACGAGCTCGCGCACACCAACGTCCCCGGCTCGGCGCACGCCAGGCGGTGGCAGGACGTCGAGGAGCTGCTCGACGCGGGGATGGACGTCGTCACCACCGTCAACGTCCAGCACCTGGAGTCCCTCAACGACGATGTCGAGGCGGTCACCGGGGTGCGCCAGCGCGAGACGGTGCCCGACCACGTCGTCCGCCAGGCCTACCAGATCCAGCTCATCGACCTCGCCCCGGAGGCGCTGCGCCGCCGGCTGGCCCACGGCAACATCTACCGCGCCGACCAGATCGACGCCTCGCTGTCCTCCTACTTCCGCCTCGGCAACCTCACCGCGCTGCGCGAGCTCGCCCTGCTGTGGCTGGCCGACCGCGTCGACGACGCCCTCATCAGCTACCGGCGCGAGCACGCGATCTCGCGGACCTGGCCGACGCGCGAGCGGGTCGTCGTCGCCGTGACCGGCGGACCGGAGAGCGAGACGCTCATCCGGCGCGGAGCCCGTATCGCCCAGCGCGCCGCGGGCAGCGAGCTGCTCGCGGTCCACGTCCTGTCCGGCGACGGCCTGCCGGCCGCAGCCCCCGCGACGCTCGAGGCCCAGCGCCGGCTGGTCGAGGAGCTCGACGGGAGCTTCCACACCGTCATCGGGGAGGACACGGCGGCTGCGGTCGTCGACTTCGCGGCGGCGGTGAACGCGACGATGATCGTCGTCGGCGTCTCGCGACGCAGCCGGTGGGTCCGGGTGCTCACCGAGTCCGTCGGCACCGAGATCGCCCGGCTCGCGGAGACGGTCGATGTCCACCTCGTCACCCACGAGCAGGCCCGTCGCGGCCGGCGAAGGCCCAACCGAGAGGCGCGGCTGCCGTTCTCCCGGACGTTGGCGGGCTGGGCGCTGGCCGTCGCCGGTCCGGTCGCCCTCACTGCGGTGCTGCACCTGGTGCCCGAGTCCGCCGGGCTCAGCACCGAGATCCTGCTCTACCTCGCACTCACCGTGGGCGTCGCGCTCGTCGGAGGCCTGTGGCCGGCGCTCTTCGCCGCGGTCGCCGCGTTCCTCGCCCTCAACTTCTTCTTCACCGCGCCCACCGGACGGCTGACAGTCGCCGACCCACACAACCTCCTCGCGCTCGGCGTCTTCGTCGTCGTCGCCGCGGCGGTCGCGTCGGTCGTCCACCTCGCCGTCCTGCGCAGCGCCCAGGCCGCCCGGGCGCGCGCGGAGGCGAGCGCCCTCGCCCAGGTGGCCCGGTCCGTGCTCGAGGGTGAGGACACCGCCGAGTCCCTCGTCTCGCGGGTCCGGGAGGCTTTCACGCTCGAGTCGGTCGCCCTCCTCGCCCGCGACGGCGCCCGGTGGCGCACGGTGGCGACGTCGGGGAGCAGCCCCCCGCGCTCGCCCGAGGAGGCGGACACGGTCGCCACGGTCGACCCGATGCGGGTGCTCGCGCTGCGCGGGCACAGCCTCCACGCAGGTGCCCGGAGGGTGCTCGAGGCGTTCGCCACCCAGGCCGGCAACATCCTGGAGTACCGCCGCCTGCGTGAACAGGCCGAGCAGGCGCGGCTCCTCGAGCACGCCGAGGCGACCCGCACCGCCCTCCTCGCCGCGGTCTCCCACGACCTGCGCACCCCGCTGGCCACGATCCGCACCTCCATCGACGGGCTGCTCGCCCCGGACATCCGGCTCGGGGCCGCCGACACCGCCGACCTCACCCGCACGGTGGCCGACGCGACCGCGCGGCTCGAGCGGCTCATCGACAACCTGCTCGACCTCTCCCGGCTGCAGACCGGCAGCGTGGCCCCTGTCCTGCGGGCTGCGAGCCTCGACGAGATCGTCCCGCTCGCGACCGAGGGCCTGGCCACTGCGGCCGTGCGGCTCGACGTGCCCGAGACGCTCCCGCTCGTCCTCACCGACCCGGGGCTGCTCGAGCGCGTCATCGCCAACGTCGTGTCCAATGCCGTGCGGCACGCCCCGGCCGGGGCACCGGTCCTCGTCAACGCCTCGGCGACGGACGCGCACGTGGAGGTGCGGGTCGTGGACACCGGGCCGGGGGTGAGCGAGGACCGCAAGGAGCACCTCTTCGAGCCGTTCCAGCGGCTCGGGGACACCTCCTCCGGCGGCCTGGGCCTGGGCCTGGCCGTCGCGCACGGTCTCGCGGGAGCGGTCGGGGCGGAGATCTCCGCCGAGGACACCCCGGGTGGCGGGCTCACCATGGTGCTCACCGTGCCGGTGGCCGGGAGGCGGGCGCCGTGA
- the kdpC gene encoding potassium-transporting ATPase subunit KdpC encodes MTTTQSRRRTGAAATTTTLLRHCSAGLRVLLVLTAVLGIAYPLAVTGVAQVLLPWQANGSLLTATGQRTLSAEAAVGSALVGQPFTGPEWFHPRPSAAGEGHDTLASGGSNLGPLNPDLLRTVVERRETLASREGVPAGTVPPDAVTASASGLDPHVSPEYAELQVARVAAARGLTLEQVRGLVAEHSAGRDLGILGAPRVNVLTLNLALATMGR; translated from the coding sequence ATGACCACCACCCAGAGCCGGCGGCGCACCGGCGCCGCCGCCACCACGACGACGCTCCTGCGGCACTGCAGCGCGGGCCTGCGCGTGCTGCTCGTCCTCACCGCCGTCCTCGGGATCGCCTACCCGCTGGCCGTCACCGGCGTCGCCCAGGTCCTGCTCCCCTGGCAGGCGAACGGCTCCCTGCTCACCGCCACCGGGCAACGGACCCTGTCGGCGGAGGCCGCCGTCGGCTCCGCGCTCGTCGGCCAGCCCTTCACCGGGCCGGAGTGGTTCCACCCCAGGCCGTCGGCCGCCGGCGAGGGGCACGACACCCTCGCCTCCGGCGGGTCCAACCTCGGCCCGCTGAACCCGGACCTCCTCAGGACGGTGGTCGAGCGGCGCGAGACGTTGGCGAGTCGTGAGGGCGTGCCTGCCGGCACCGTCCCGCCCGACGCCGTCACCGCCTCGGCCTCCGGCCTGGACCCGCACGTCTCCCCCGAGTACGCCGAGCTCCAAGTGGCGCGCGTCGCCGCGGCCCGCGGGCTGACGCTCGAGCAGGTGCGCGGCCTCGTGGCCGAGCACAGTGCCGGACGCGACCTCGGGATCCTCGGCGCGCCGCGGGTCAACGTCCTGACGCTCAACCTCGCGCTGGCGACAATGGGCCGGTGA
- the kdpB gene encoding potassium-transporting ATPase subunit KdpB, producing the protein MTLAPTRPGPAAQATAHAPRVTVPGAPLGPRQLLAAVPGALTKLDPRTLHREPVLLVVEAGAALCTVLSVLDPSVFAVLVTLWLWGTVLFATLAESVAEGRGKAQAASLRATQRQTTARRLPGTVTGGPLAELPTEEVASTELRVGDLVVVTAGELVPGDGDVVEGIASVDESAVTGESAPVIRESGGDRSAVTGGTRVLSDRVVVRITAPAGHTFVDRMIALVEGSDRRRTPNEQALDVLLTVLTVVFVLVVLTLQPFATWSGQPQPLLVLVALLVCLIPTTIGALLSAIGIAGMDRLVRRNVLAMSGRAVEAAGDVDTLLLDKTGTITLGNRQAAALLPAAGTDPAHLADAAQLSSMADETPEGRSVLVLVKETFGLRARESGELPGAVLVPFAARTRMSGLDLPGEGGGPRRIRKGAAGAVAEWVASTGGHTGPDVTAAADEISASGGTPLLVAEQLGDRPARALGVIHLKDVVKDGLRDRFDAMRAMGIRTVMVTGDNELTARAIAAEAGVDDVLAEATPEDKLALIRHEQSGGRLVAMAGDGTNDAPALAQADVGVAMNTGTTAAKEAGNMVDLDSDPTKLIEIVEIGKQLLITRGALTTFSIANDVAKYFAILPAMFAGVLPQLDALNVMRLASPESAILSAVVFNALVILALIPLALRGVRYRPASAARLLRRNLLVYGLGGLVVPFVGIKLIDLVVSLIPGIAS; encoded by the coding sequence ATGACCCTCGCCCCCACCCGCCCCGGGCCCGCCGCCCAGGCCACCGCCCACGCCCCGCGCGTCACGGTCCCCGGCGCCCCGCTCGGCCCGCGCCAGCTGCTCGCCGCAGTCCCCGGCGCCCTCACCAAGCTCGACCCGCGCACCCTCCACCGCGAGCCGGTGCTGCTCGTCGTCGAGGCCGGCGCCGCGCTGTGCACCGTCCTGTCGGTCCTCGACCCCAGCGTCTTCGCCGTCCTCGTCACCCTCTGGCTGTGGGGCACGGTGCTCTTCGCGACGCTCGCCGAGTCGGTCGCCGAGGGGCGCGGCAAGGCGCAGGCCGCGAGCCTGCGCGCCACCCAGCGCCAGACCACGGCCAGGCGCCTCCCCGGCACCGTCACCGGCGGCCCGCTCGCCGAGCTGCCGACCGAGGAGGTCGCCTCGACCGAGCTGCGCGTGGGCGACCTCGTCGTCGTCACCGCCGGGGAGCTCGTCCCGGGCGACGGCGACGTCGTCGAGGGCATCGCGAGCGTCGACGAGTCGGCGGTCACCGGGGAGTCGGCGCCCGTCATCCGCGAGTCCGGAGGGGACCGCTCCGCGGTCACCGGAGGGACCCGGGTGCTCTCCGACCGGGTCGTCGTGCGGATCACCGCGCCCGCGGGGCACACGTTCGTCGACCGGATGATCGCCCTCGTCGAGGGCAGCGACCGCCGGCGCACCCCGAACGAGCAGGCGCTGGACGTCCTCCTCACCGTCCTCACCGTCGTCTTCGTGCTCGTCGTCCTCACCCTGCAGCCCTTCGCCACCTGGTCCGGGCAGCCGCAGCCGCTGCTCGTGCTCGTCGCCCTCCTCGTGTGCCTCATCCCGACGACGATCGGGGCGCTGCTCTCCGCGATCGGCATCGCCGGCATGGACCGCCTCGTGCGGCGCAACGTGCTCGCGATGTCGGGCCGGGCCGTCGAGGCGGCCGGGGACGTCGACACCCTCCTCCTCGACAAGACCGGCACGATCACGCTCGGCAACCGGCAGGCGGCCGCCCTGCTGCCCGCCGCCGGGACCGACCCCGCCCACCTCGCCGACGCCGCACAGCTGTCCTCGATGGCCGACGAGACGCCAGAGGGCCGTAGCGTGCTCGTCCTCGTCAAGGAGACCTTCGGGCTGCGGGCCCGCGAGAGCGGTGAGCTGCCCGGCGCCGTCCTCGTCCCATTCGCCGCCCGCACCCGGATGAGCGGGCTCGACCTCCCCGGCGAGGGCGGTGGGCCCCGGCGCATCCGCAAGGGGGCCGCCGGCGCCGTCGCCGAGTGGGTCGCCTCGACCGGCGGGCACACCGGGCCGGACGTCACGGCCGCCGCGGACGAGATCAGTGCCTCCGGCGGGACTCCCCTGCTCGTCGCCGAGCAGCTCGGGGACCGGCCCGCCCGGGCGCTGGGCGTCATCCACCTCAAGGACGTCGTCAAGGACGGCCTGCGGGATCGGTTCGACGCCATGCGCGCGATGGGGATCCGCACCGTCATGGTCACCGGCGACAACGAGCTCACCGCGCGGGCGATCGCGGCGGAGGCCGGCGTGGACGACGTCCTCGCCGAGGCCACGCCGGAGGACAAGCTCGCCCTCATCCGCCACGAGCAGAGCGGCGGGCGCCTCGTCGCGATGGCCGGGGACGGCACGAACGACGCGCCCGCGCTCGCCCAGGCCGACGTCGGGGTCGCGATGAACACCGGCACGACCGCCGCGAAGGAGGCCGGCAACATGGTCGACCTCGACTCCGACCCGACCAAGCTCATCGAGATCGTCGAGATCGGCAAGCAGCTGCTCATCACCCGCGGGGCGCTGACGACGTTCTCCATCGCCAACGACGTCGCGAAGTACTTCGCGATCCTGCCCGCGATGTTCGCCGGTGTGCTGCCCCAGCTCGACGCCCTCAACGTCATGCGCCTGGCGAGCCCCGAGTCGGCCATCCTGTCCGCCGTCGTCTTCAACGCCCTCGTCATCCTCGCGCTCATCCCCCTCGCCCTGCGCGGGGTGCGCTACCGGCCGGCGTCCGCCGCCCGGCTGCTGCGCCGCAACCTCCTCGTCTACGGCCTCGGCGGGCTGGTCGTCCCGTTCGTCGGGATCAAGCTCATCGACCTCGTCGTCTCCCTCATCCCCGGGATCGCCTCATGA
- the kdpA gene encoding potassium-transporting ATPase subunit KdpA — MNDEVAAAAGQLALLVAVLLVLQRPVGSYLVWALQSPRHLRVERAAYRLMRVDPDADQRWNTYLFSVLGFSLASVLLLYGLARLQHLLPMSLGADPMEPAGAWNAAVSFVTNTNWQWFSGEQAAGHLLQMSGFAVQNFLSAAVGIAVAVAVVRGFARSAADHRVGNFWADLVRTVGRVLLPVAFVGALLLVATGVVQNLAGPAELTTLGGASQHALGGPVASQEVIKQLGTNGGGFFNANAAHPLENPTPVSNLLQVLLMLLIPFSLPRAFGLMVGSKRQGWAVLAAMGVLWLGSVALVTWAEMSGPGLVPEAAGGAMEGKEQRFGTAASALFAASTTATSTGAVNSMHDSLTAPGGGVVMLNMLLGEVSPGGVGSGLYGMLVLAVVAVFVAGLMVGRTPELLGKKIGPGEMTLASLNILTMPAVVLLGAALAISTAAGRAGIQEAGPHGLSEMLYAVASAGNNNGSAFAGLTVSTPFYNTLLGLAMLLGRFVPIALVLALAGRLAAQRTVPAGAGTLPTQGALFVVLLVGVTLVMVALTFVPVLALGPVTESLS, encoded by the coding sequence ATGAACGATGAGGTCGCCGCCGCCGCCGGGCAGCTCGCCCTGCTCGTCGCGGTGCTGCTCGTCCTCCAGCGGCCCGTCGGCAGTTACCTCGTGTGGGCGCTGCAGTCACCGCGACACCTGCGCGTGGAGCGAGCCGCCTATCGCCTCATGCGGGTGGACCCCGACGCCGACCAGCGGTGGAACACCTACCTCTTCTCGGTCCTCGGGTTCTCGCTCGCCTCGGTGCTCCTGCTCTACGGGCTGGCCCGCCTCCAGCACCTCCTGCCCATGTCGCTGGGCGCCGACCCCATGGAGCCCGCGGGCGCCTGGAACGCCGCCGTCTCCTTCGTGACGAACACGAACTGGCAGTGGTTCTCCGGCGAGCAGGCCGCCGGGCACCTGCTCCAGATGAGCGGCTTCGCCGTGCAGAACTTCCTGTCCGCCGCGGTGGGGATCGCCGTCGCGGTCGCCGTCGTGCGCGGGTTCGCGCGCTCCGCGGCCGACCACCGGGTGGGCAACTTCTGGGCCGACCTCGTCCGCACTGTCGGCCGGGTGCTGCTCCCCGTCGCGTTCGTCGGCGCCCTCCTCCTCGTCGCAACAGGTGTCGTGCAGAACCTCGCCGGACCCGCGGAGCTCACGACCCTCGGCGGGGCGAGCCAGCACGCGCTCGGCGGCCCGGTGGCCTCCCAGGAGGTCATCAAGCAGCTCGGGACGAACGGTGGGGGCTTCTTCAATGCCAACGCCGCACACCCGCTGGAGAACCCGACACCGGTGAGCAACCTGCTCCAGGTCCTCCTCATGCTCCTCATCCCCTTCTCCCTCCCGCGCGCGTTCGGGCTCATGGTCGGCTCGAAGCGCCAGGGCTGGGCGGTCCTTGCCGCGATGGGCGTCCTGTGGCTGGGGTCGGTGGCCCTGGTGACGTGGGCGGAGATGTCCGGGCCCGGGCTCGTCCCCGAGGCGGCCGGCGGCGCCATGGAGGGCAAGGAGCAGCGCTTCGGCACCGCGGCCAGCGCGCTGTTCGCGGCGAGCACGACCGCGACCTCGACCGGCGCGGTCAACTCCATGCACGACTCGCTCACGGCGCCCGGTGGCGGGGTCGTCATGCTCAACATGCTGCTCGGCGAGGTCTCCCCCGGCGGGGTCGGGTCGGGGCTCTACGGCATGCTCGTCCTCGCGGTCGTCGCCGTCTTCGTCGCCGGCCTCATGGTCGGGCGCACCCCGGAGCTGCTCGGCAAGAAGATCGGCCCCGGCGAGATGACGCTCGCCTCGCTCAACATCCTCACGATGCCCGCCGTCGTGCTCCTCGGCGCCGCGCTCGCCATCTCGACGGCGGCCGGCCGGGCGGGCATCCAGGAGGCGGGCCCGCACGGGCTGTCGGAGATGCTCTACGCCGTCGCCTCGGCCGGCAACAACAACGGCAGCGCCTTCGCCGGGCTCACCGTCTCCACGCCGTTCTACAACACGCTCCTCGGCCTGGCGATGCTCCTGGGCCGGTTCGTCCCCATCGCCCTCGTCCTCGCGCTCGCCGGGCGGCTCGCCGCCCAGCGCACCGTCCCCGCCGGGGCGGGCACGCTGCCGACCCAGGGGGCGCTGTTCGTCGTCCTCCTCGTCGGCGTCACGCTCGTCATGGTGGCGCTGACGTTCGTCCCGGTCCTCGCGCTCGGCCCAGTCACGGAGTCGCTCTCATGA
- a CDS encoding small multidrug efflux protein, giving the protein MNAIERLIINFQELVAQVPEALQPLIVALAGVIPFVEGEVASLIGIAGGINPIVAGVAAATGNFLSVLVVVAVTARARTAVVDRRLRPVPVGAGAMPASALEETPARPQSKGRARFNRWLLRFGVPGASILGPLAVPTQVTSAILVGGGTSRRWVLLWQAVAIVLWTTISTVSVWAALTYVVGVS; this is encoded by the coding sequence ATGAATGCCATCGAACGACTCATCATCAACTTCCAGGAGCTCGTCGCCCAGGTGCCCGAGGCCCTGCAACCGCTCATCGTCGCGCTCGCGGGAGTGATCCCGTTCGTCGAGGGCGAGGTCGCCTCCCTGATCGGCATCGCCGGCGGGATCAACCCGATCGTCGCGGGCGTCGCCGCCGCGACCGGGAACTTCCTCAGCGTCCTCGTCGTCGTGGCGGTGACCGCACGGGCGAGGACCGCGGTCGTCGACCGGCGGCTGCGGCCGGTGCCGGTCGGTGCGGGCGCGATGCCGGCGTCGGCCCTCGAGGAGACGCCCGCGAGGCCGCAGTCCAAGGGACGTGCCCGCTTCAACAGGTGGCTCCTGCGGTTCGGAGTGCCCGGCGCGAGCATCCTCGGCCCGCTCGCCGTCCCGACCCAGGTCACGTCGGCGATCCTCGTCGGCGGCGGGACCTCGCGGCGCTGGGTCCTGCTCTGGCAGGCCGTCGCCATCGTGCTCTGGACGACCATCAGCACCGTCTCGGTGTGGGCAGCCCTCACCTACGTGGTCGGTGTCTCCTGA